The following DNA comes from Bacteroidia bacterium.
TTCGTGGACACTAATCCAACGATTACAACAAAATTCAGACGACTCTGAGTGAGTAGCAAAATATAATTTTGTAACTTTGAAACCCTTAAAATAAGAACAAATATGCCATTAGAATGGTTTAAACGCTCTAAGGAAGGAATTACTACTTCTACGGAAAAAAAGATAGAAGCTCCTGACGGATTGTGGATAAAATGCCCCACTTGTAAAAAGGCATCCCACATACGGGACTTACGGGAAAACCTACATGTTTGCAGCTCTTGTGAATACCATTTTCAAATTGGCAGCGCTGAATATTTTGCCATTTTATTTGATAATAATCAGTTTAAAGAGCTTTTCTCCAATATTTTACCGGCAGATCCCCTGTCTTTTGAAGATACAAAACAATATGCAAAAAGGTTAGAAGCCGCCCAAAAAACTACGGGATTAAACGATGCCGCACGGGTAGCAACCGGCAATATTGATAGCAGCCCGGTGGTAATAGCTTGTATGGATTTTCGATTTATTGGCGGAAGTATGGGTAGCGTAGTGGGAGAAAAAGTTTCCTTAGCAATTCAATATGCTCGTGAGAACCGCTATCCGTTGATTATCATTTCAAAATCCGGTGGGGCACGTATGATGGAAGGCTCACTTAGTTTGATGCAGATGGCTAAAACCAGCGCACAGTTAGCTCTTTTAGCCCAGCAAAAAATCCCCTATATTTCTATTCTTACTGACCCGACTACCGGCGGCGTAACAGCCAGTTTTGCCACCTTAGGCGACTTTAATATTGCGGAACCCAAAGCACTTATTGGCTTTGCCGGCCCGCGCGTAGTCAAAGAAACCATAGGTAAAGATTTACCCAAAGACTTCCAAACAGCAGAATTCCTTTTAGAACACGGCTTTGTAGATTTTATCGTATCACGAGATAAACTAAAAACGAAATTAGCGTCATTATTAAATATGCTCAAAAGTAACCCTATGAG
Coding sequences within:
- the accD gene encoding acetyl-CoA carboxylase, carboxyltransferase subunit beta, giving the protein MPLEWFKRSKEGITTSTEKKIEAPDGLWIKCPTCKKASHIRDLRENLHVCSSCEYHFQIGSAEYFAILFDNNQFKELFSNILPADPLSFEDTKQYAKRLEAAQKTTGLNDAARVATGNIDSSPVVIACMDFRFIGGSMGSVVGEKVSLAIQYARENRYPLIIISKSGGARMMEGSLSLMQMAKTSAQLALLAQQKIPYISILTDPTTGGVTASFATLGDFNIAEPKALIGFAGPRVVKETIGKDLPKDFQTAEFLLEHGFVDFIVSRDKLKTKLASLLNMLKSNPMSHDVSG